A genomic region of Sulfuricurvum sp. IAE1 contains the following coding sequences:
- a CDS encoding purine-nucleoside phosphorylase yields the protein MILCAGNNETFDFATPIGVGLIDSAINLTRHCLVHKPEFLLFVGSAGSYGDHAIHAIVESKTAANIELGFLDQSAYTPIDNVVSAQTEDVKEVIVNCSNYITTSEEAMEKFRALGLGIENMEFFSVMRVAQIFGIPAGGVFCVTNYCDANAHRDFIANHGFAKVLLSEHLKEKGLIRG from the coding sequence ATGATTTTATGCGCGGGCAATAACGAGACGTTTGATTTTGCGACTCCGATCGGGGTTGGGCTCATTGACAGTGCGATCAATCTGACGCGCCACTGCTTGGTGCACAAGCCCGAATTCCTCCTCTTTGTGGGGAGTGCGGGGAGCTACGGCGACCACGCCATCCACGCCATCGTCGAGTCTAAAACGGCGGCTAACATCGAGTTAGGCTTTTTGGACCAGAGTGCTTATACCCCGATTGATAATGTGGTTTCGGCACAAACAGAGGATGTGAAAGAGGTTATCGTCAACTGTTCCAACTACATTACGACGAGCGAGGAAGCGATGGAGAAATTTCGCGCGCTGGGTCTTGGGATCGAGAACATGGAATTTTTCAGCGTGATGCGGGTCGCGCAGATTTTCGGCATCCCCGCGGGCGGGGTGTTCTGCGTCACCAACTACTGCGACGCGAACGCCCATCGCGATTTTATCGCCAATCACGGGTTTGCCAAAGTGCTGTTGAGCGAGCACCTGAAGGAGAAAGGATTGATCCGTGGATAA
- the rsmA gene encoding 16S rRNA (adenine(1518)-N(6)/adenine(1519)-N(6))-dimethyltransferase RsmA has product MQNRAAIAKKKFGQNFLRDEAVLAQIIQSMPDTPHRIAEIGPGLGDLTKYLVDVKSVTAFEVDTDLCKHLEHHFADAIATGALTLRCGDVLEHWKSELLDEPYDLVANLPYYIATNIILKALADPACRNLLVMIQREVAEKFSAAPGERAFGALSVIAQSAGETSIVLHVPPSAFEPAPKVDSAVLLIRKTANRNDTGFEEMLRAAFAQPRKTLYKNLSARCDGKTLAQAFESLELAPTVRPHQLSTSDYHRLYTLLH; this is encoded by the coding sequence ATGCAGAACCGTGCCGCAATCGCCAAAAAAAAGTTTGGCCAGAATTTTTTACGGGATGAAGCCGTTTTGGCACAAATCATCCAATCGATGCCCGATACGCCTCACCGTATCGCTGAAATCGGGCCTGGATTAGGTGATTTGACTAAATATTTAGTTGATGTCAAAAGTGTCACCGCTTTTGAGGTCGATACCGACTTGTGCAAGCACTTGGAGCACCATTTTGCCGATGCCATCGCTACCGGCGCCCTGACTCTCCGCTGCGGAGACGTTCTGGAGCACTGGAAGAGTGAGCTTTTGGACGAACCGTACGATCTGGTGGCGAACCTGCCCTACTATATCGCGACGAACATCATCCTCAAAGCCCTCGCCGATCCGGCGTGCCGCAACCTGCTTGTCATGATTCAGCGTGAAGTGGCGGAAAAATTTTCCGCCGCACCCGGAGAGAGAGCTTTCGGGGCCCTCAGCGTCATTGCGCAGAGCGCAGGAGAGACGAGTATCGTCCTTCACGTTCCGCCGAGCGCGTTCGAGCCCGCTCCCAAAGTCGATTCAGCCGTACTGCTCATTCGAAAAACGGCGAATCGTAATGATACGGGGTTTGAAGAGATGTTGCGCGCCGCCTTCGCGCAGCCGCGAAAAACCCTTTACAAAAATCTTTCCGCACGCTGCGACGGGAAAACGCTCGCTCAAGCCTTTGAATCGCTTGAGCTTGCCCCTACCGTCCGACCTCATCAGCTCAGCACCTCCGACTATCACCGGCTCTACACCCTTTTGCACTAA
- the hisF gene encoding imidazole glycerol phosphate synthase subunit HisF: MENFFAKRIIPCLDVKDGRVVKGVNFVGLKDAGDPVEVAKRYNEEGADELTFLDITASHEERDTIVHIVEQVAKEVFIPLTVGGGIRKLDDIYRLLAVGCDKVSVNSAAIKRPELIDEGAKRFGSQCIVVAIDVKRTGNQYNVYLNGGRVDTGINALDWAREAVDRGAGEILLTSMDADGTKAGFDLDITGQISRMVNVPVIASGGAGTMEHIKEAFEHGADAALAASIFHYREIDIMDLKRYLSSEGIPVRL, from the coding sequence ATGGAGAATTTTTTCGCTAAACGGATCATTCCGTGTCTCGACGTCAAAGACGGACGGGTCGTCAAAGGGGTGAATTTTGTCGGTCTCAAAGATGCCGGGGACCCCGTCGAAGTCGCCAAACGGTATAACGAAGAGGGGGCGGACGAGCTGACGTTCCTCGATATCACCGCCTCGCACGAGGAACGCGACACGATCGTCCATATCGTCGAGCAGGTGGCTAAAGAGGTATTCATTCCGTTGACCGTCGGCGGCGGTATCCGCAAACTTGACGACATCTACCGCCTCCTTGCCGTCGGGTGCGACAAAGTCAGTGTCAACTCCGCGGCGATCAAGCGCCCCGAACTGATCGATGAAGGGGCCAAGCGGTTCGGAAGCCAGTGCATCGTCGTCGCGATCGACGTCAAACGTACCGGCAACCAATACAACGTCTATCTTAACGGCGGACGGGTCGATACGGGGATCAACGCCCTCGACTGGGCACGCGAAGCGGTCGACCGCGGGGCGGGGGAAATTTTGCTCACCTCGATGGACGCCGACGGCACCAAAGCGGGATTTGATCTTGATATAACCGGCCAAATCAGCCGTATGGTCAATGTCCCCGTCATTGCCAGCGGCGGGGCGGGGACGATGGAACACATCAAGGAGGCGTTTGAACACGGTGCGGACGCGGCACTGGCGGCGAGCATCTTCCACTACCGCGAAATCGACATCATGGACCTCAAACGCTACCTCAGTTCCGAGGGGATTCCGGTACGGTTATGA